One Melanotaenia boesemani isolate fMelBoe1 chromosome 8, fMelBoe1.pri, whole genome shotgun sequence DNA segment encodes these proteins:
- the LOC121644403 gene encoding uncharacterized protein LOC121644403: protein MACLCRRDPDMEVILDSQFDFSPQVTKVVQSCFYQIRNIAKIKHFISQSDLEKVIHALVSTRLDYCNALYAGLGLKLLSRLQLVQNSAARLLTGTKKHEHITPILASLHWLPVNFRIDFKILLITFKALHGVAPTYICDMLSPYVPGRCLHSSGQSLLTVPPSRLLTRGDRAFSVRAPKLWNSLPEELRAANTVSTFKAKLKTYLYRMAFLL, encoded by the exons ATGGCTTGTCTATGCAGACGTGATCCAGATATGGAG GTTATTTTAGATTCGCAATTTGATTTTAGCCCTCAGGTTACAAAGGTTGtccaatcttgtttttatcagattcgTAATATAGCcaagatcaaacattttatttcccagtCTGACCTGGAAAAGGTGATACACGCACTAGTTTCCACCCGGTTGGACTATTGTAATGCACTATACGCAGGTTTAGGTCTGAAGTTGCTCagtcgtctccagctggtccaaaactctgcagcaagacttttaacaggcactaaaaaacatgaacacatcaccccTATCTTAGCTTCCCTACACTGGTTACCGGtcaattttagaattgattttaaaatcttattaattacttttaaagccctcCATGGTGTAGCCCCCACCTATATTTGTGACATGCTCTCCCCCTATGTCCCGGGTCGGTGCCTGCACTCCTCAGGTCAGAGCCTCCTGACTGTGCCCCCCTCCCGTCTCCTCACTAGAGGAGACCGAGCCTTCTCAGTCAGAGCTCCTAAACTTTGGAACTCTCTGCCTGAGGAGCTCAGGGCAGCCAACACTGTAAGCacttttaaagctaaattaaaaacttacctttatagaatggctttcttattgtga